GCATCGTGTCCGAAATGCCAAAGTCAGTTTTAATGAACTGCTCGGCTCCTGAAATCACACCAATATCCAGCCCGAACATCAGGCCGGCCAGGGCACCCAGCAGACCAATAAACACGGCCGCGGCTTTGGGGTGAGCCTCGGTTGTAACCGTTTGCATGCTGTCTTTCATGGCATCTCCGTCAGAGTCTCGTTGGCTGCATGAACGGGCCATGGTGAACGGACGCGGAGGCGTGTCACTCGATGCTGGCGCGCGGACTGATCCAACTTCACCGATTGTAGTGGCAGAATTCCATGGCTGGCCAGTGAGAGGGCAGCAGAAGCTCACTCGTGCAATCGAGGCGCTGCCTCGAGAAGAACCGAACCCATATCTCAGGGTGTTTTTATGTGAACAACCTGCTTCCGCGAAGGCAATTCCGAGGCATTCCATCCGCCGCCAAGGGCTTCGATCAACTGCACGCTGGCAATCTGCTGCTGGGTTTGCAGGGTTGCTTCATTTTGCCGGTAGCTGAGCCATGTGATCTGCGCTGTGAGCACATTTACATAGGGATCCAGTCCAGCCGCATAGCGGGTCTGCGTCTCGCTCAGGGCCCGGCTCGCGGCCTCAACTGCAGCCTGCTGCTGCACCCGGGTGGCAGCGAGGGCATGCAGCGCAGCCAGTTGATCCTCGACCTGTTGAAATGCCGTCAAGGTCGTCTGCCGGTAGTTGGCCACGGCCGCGTCATAAAGGGAGCGATACTGCTGCACATTCGCCCGGCGCGCCCCCGCATCAAAAAGCGTCTCCGCTGCCGAAGGCCCAGCGGACCAGAAGCGGCTCGGCCATAAAAACCAGTTGGCCGCGCTCAGGCTTTGAAAACCAGCCGTGCCACTCAACGTTACATTCGGGAAGTAGGCCGAACGCGCCACCCCAATCTGGGCATTGGCCTGTGCCATCATACGCTCGGCCTCGGCGATATCCGGGCGTCGCTGCAGGAGTTCGGCAGGTACTCCGGTTGGAGTGACGGGCAGCGAGATGGGCTCACTTCCCGGCTCAAGCTTGAATCGAGAGGGCGACTCCCCCATGAGCACCGCAATGGAATGCAGGTACTGTGCCCGCGAACTATACAGCAAGCTCTCTTGCGCTTGCGAAGCCTTAAGCTGCGACTCCACGGCGGCGAGAGCTTCTTCGTTCGAGAGCCCATGCCTATAAAGATGACGCGTTACGTCCATCTCTTGCTGCCAGGCGTGGACGGTCTCTTGCAGAATGCATTGCTGCTCCTCCACCCCGCGCAACTCAAAATACGCAGCGGCAAGGGCGGCATGCGCCAGCAGGCGAACATTCGCCCGCTCAGCGGCGCTGGCCTGTGCAGCATAAAAGCTCGAGGCGACTGTCTTGCGCACGCGCGCCCAGAGATCGGGCTCCCACGAGGCAGTGAGTGGAAACTGATATTCGGCCGTCTCAAATCCGGTGTTCTTGATGCCGGGAATGGCAATCGCCGCTATCCGCTGCTGCGTAATCGAGGGAGCAAGTGTTGCCGCCGGCCAATACTGGGCTCTCGCCGCTCGCATAGCCGCACGCGCGGCAAAGTAATTGGCCGTAGCTGCGGCCAAGGTCTGATTGCTCGCATCCACCTGCGCTTCCAGCCGGTTCAGCGTTGCATCGTGATATTGCATCCACCAGTCTTCGCGCAAGGTCGCGCTCTCGGAGGAGGCGGGCACCCATTGTGCCCCCATCGCCTCTTGATATGCAGGTGCCAGAGGCACGGTAGCCCGACGATAGGCAGGCCCAGGAGCGCAGCCTGCAACTGCAAACGCAAGGCAGCCCGCGAGCAACACTCCTTTGTAAAAAGCCCCACGCGAAATGGAAGTGTTTCTCCGCACGGTCTGTCTCCTACTTGCCGATGTACACGTCCACCAGTTCTCCCGGATACAGCGCCACGCCTTTTGGAGTGCGAAGACGGAAGATGAGAGGCAGCACACGCACGTCCACACGCTCCAGGCGTTGATTCGATAGCTCGATCTTTGGCGACACAAGCGGCTGCATGCGCTCAAACGTCAGCGGCAGATGCACATCAGTCCCGCGAATGGTCATCTGTGCGTGAATTTGCGCTGGCGGTGGCAGGCGCGAGATCAGAATCTCATCGACATAACAGCGCACCTCCATCTCTCCGCTGTTCGCGCTGAGCGAGATCACCGGATCCGTGCCCTGTGTGTAGGCGTCATAAGCGCCCTGCGGCGAAACATAGGCGCCCGGTGCCGTGTTGATCGCCATCACCGTCGCATCTCTTGGCGCCACCAGTGCATATTTGCCGAGCAGAGCCTGCGCCGCCTGGTAAGCGCGAGTCAGCGCTATCCACTGGCGTTCCTGATTTTGGATGTCATAACTCCAAGCGCCTGCTTTCGTCAGTGCATATTGATTTTCAGCAACTGTCAGGTTTGCGGCGGCGACTCGCGCGGCATTCTTGGCATTGTCGAGTGCATCCTGGCTGACCGTTCTTGTATCCGCCCGATAAGCGTCCTGCTGTTTGGTCAGCGTGTCTTGCGATGTCTTGAGTTGCGCCTGCGCCGCCGCGACTTGCGCCGCGCTGACCGCGAGCGACTCTGGTCTTGGCTCTGCGCGCAGCTCGTTCAGCATGGTGTGCGCGGCTGCAGCTTGGGCCTGCAATTGCCGCGTCGTCGCGTTCTGAATCGTGTCGTCAATTTGCAACAGTTTCTGCCCTTTTTTTACGGACTGTCCCTCTTTGACCAACACAGCGCTCACCGTTCCGGCAACTTCGGGGTAAAGATTGAGATTGGTCCCGCTCGATTGAGCACTTTCCACAATGCCCTCGGCGTAGATGCCGTCAGAATAAGGATTCGACGCGGGTTGAAACATCGGCTGCTGCGCCTGCATGACGCGGCTGGAGAAGTATGCGGCCACGCACGCCCCTAGTAATCCAATGCTCGCCAGCACAAACAGCCATCGCGTTTTCATGCCGCACTCCTCTCTACTGGGTGAGTTGTCCGTCTTCCATGTGCAGAATGCGTGAGGCAAATTCGTAGATGCGGCTGTCGTGTGTCACCACCACAATGCAGCGTTGGTCATTCAAAAAGGTGGACTTCACAAACCCAACAATCGTGCGGCCGGTATCTCCATCGAGGGATGCTGTAGGCTCATCCATAATCAGAATGTCCGGGGCGCTTGCAATGGCGCGTGCAATCGCCACGCGCTGCTGCTCGCCGCCACTCAGCTTCACCGGTGGCAGATCGGCACGATTGCCGAGGCCGACAATTTCGAGATAGCGTTGCGCTTCCTGCAGTGCTTCTTTCCAGGGCTTGCGTTTGAGAATGAGCGGAATGGCAACGTTTTCGGCAGTGGTGAGCCGGGGAAATAAATGGTAGTCCTGAAATACAAAGCCGATGCGGTTCAGGCGGAATTCGGCTAATTCATCAGCCGGCAACTTCCAGAGATTGACACCGTCGTTTTGTACTGTGCCGCCGTCTGGCCGCAGAATGCCTGAGATCACACTCAGCAGTGTCGTCTTTCCGCTTCCCGAAGGACCCACGATATATACGATCTCTCCGAAAAATGCTTGTAAATTCACGCGACGCAGAGCGTAGGTCCGAGCCGGTCCCGCGCCAAACCATTTCTCTACGCCTTCGGCCTGAATGGCAGTTCTCATGAATCCTATCCTCTAAATACATCAAAGGGCTCAATGCGCAGTACCTTCCGCACGCCGACATAACTCGAAATTGCAGAAATCAGCACCACCATGCCGAGCGCGAGCGCGAGATTAAAAAACGTGATGCGCGAGGCATAGTCGGGCAGGCGCATCTTGGCCAGCGTCGTGAGTGTCGTGCAAAGCCCTACGCCCAGGCCATAGCCAATCAAGGCCGTAACAGTGGATTGAAAGAGAATCATGGCGATTAATTCACGGCTCTTGGTCCCAATCGCCTTCAGCGCGCCAAATTTCTCCAGGTTTTCGAGAATAAAGGTGTAAAAGGTCTGGCCAGAGATTGAAAGGCCCACGATAAAGCTGATCGTGGTCATGATCAGGATATTGATACCCAGGCCAGTCTGATATTTGTAAAAGTCTGAGATACGATTCTCAAATTGCGCTCTTGTCAGGGCAAGATATCCCAGCGCCGCCACCCTGCGCTGAATTTCTGGAACGTCAGCCGCCGATTTTGGCTCGACCAGGACATACGAGATAGTGAAGCGCGGATTGGGAATATATTGAATTGCCCGGTTGTAGGTGGTGTACAGAGTTGGCAAGCCAAACAGGCTGCTGGTCGGGGCTTTGGCAATGCCCACCAGCACGCCGCGATGATCGTTCAGTTCAAATTCCGTTCCAAGATGAGCATCTCCGAATTTGCTGAATTCAGAATCACGCACCAGGATGAATGAACTCTCGGCGAAGATATTTTGTATGTTGCCCTGAAGCATCGTAGGACGGCCAAAGAGGCTGGTGTCGTCCAGGCCAAGAACGCTGACAGCTTGATACGTTCCATTGCCTAGCTTCACTAATGCTGTGCCGGAAAACAAAGGCACCGCATACTTGACGCCAGGAATACTGCGAACGGAGTCGAGCAGATAATCCGGCAAGCCAATGGAACTGGCCACCGTCTGCACGGACGGATCCATCACCCACATGTCCGCGCCAATGTTGATGACCGTGGAAGAGGCACGATTCAGGACGCCGGCGAAGAGCGACGTCATCACCACCATCAGGAAGGCCGCAAACGTAATGCCCGTGAGCAGAGCGGTGAACTTGCTCCGGTCATTGACCAGCAGTTTGAATGCGAGTTTGAGGATTCCCCGCAATCCGGCCTCCCCTCATATCCAGCAAATAGCCTGTGCTCGTTCCGGCGGCTCCGGTTCCAGCGGTCGCGGGACTCAGCATAAGAGCGGGCAAGCTTTCGCCCGCTCTTACGTCACATGCATTCAGGCTGCTTTCACTTCAATCAGTTTGGGTGGCGCAGCCTTTGGAAGATGAATCTCCAGCACGCCGTTCTCGAGCTTTGCTGTCGCTTTCTCGGCGAGCACGGCGGTTGGCAGCAAGATCTGGCGATAGATTTCGCTGGCAGACATCTCGCTGTACTGCTGACGAGACTTCTTATCTGCCTCCGTCTTGCGTTCCGTCTTTCCATAGACTGTCAGCAGATTGTTTTCTGCGCGAACAGACAATTCCTTCGCTTCAAAGCCGGGCACCTCGGCACGAACCACCACGTCACCGTCATGCTCTTCGACGGCAATCGGTACAGGCTTCAGAATTTCCGATTCCGCGCGGAACCAGTCATTCATATCGAGTCCATCAAAGCCGCCGCGCTGCTGGAAGAGATGGAACGCGCGGTTGGCAATGCGTTGGGTGAGTTGATCCATCTCTTCAAAAATCGACGAGGGGCGAAGCATGGTGGAGATTTGCTTTGGAGCCGAAGGCTCTTTCATCAGGCTGGTAGACATGGTCGTGATCTCCTTTTCGGGATGCAGACAGGAAGGAGCGAGATGAGCAATGGGTGCTCCGACTCCCACCCATCTGCCGAATTTCAGCTTACGAAGCTGCCCGGCGCCTTGATGTGACGCAGAACACCGGCCACCTGATTTTTAGAAAGAGGTGATGGTAGTCACAGATGAAATTGTATGCATCTACTTAGAATCAGAATCCGCAGGTAGTTACACCTTACCGGGAGGTTCTTATGCCGGCTCCCCTCGACTTTTCACCGCCCGCTTTGCGTGGCACGGGTAAATATCAGTTACGGCGTATCCTGCTTGCGCACGACAACTCTCATGCCGCGCGGCAGGCTCTGGAAGACGCCGAGGCCCTCGCGCTGCGCTTCCAGGCCGAAATCATTCTGGTGCGCGTGCAAACCGCCGGCGAAGATTTCTCCAGCACTGCGTTAGCATCGCTCCGCAAGGAAGACTTTCTGGAACTGGACACGATAGTCAAGCACCTCTCTGCCAAGGGCATTACCAGCCGTACCATGGTGCGCACGGGCATGGTCGGTGACACGCTTTTCCATGTCAGCCATGAAGAACGCGCGGATCTGCTGATGTTAGGAGCCTACGGCCATGGCTCTCAGGATCGCCAGACCCTGGGCTCCACTGCGGAGCATCTTCTGCGTGCTATTCCCTGTCCTGTGCTCACCTATGGTCCCCATGCCAGCGCTGGCTTCCTGAGGCGAATGAACGCAAATCCATCCTTGCTGGTGGCGATTCCGCTTCCGTTCAGTATTGAGTCGCTCGAACCGGCGCTGCAGATCGCTCAACTCTTAGGCCTTGCGATCGAGTTGGTACATGTTGTTCAGGAACCGGGGCCGCGCAGAGACAACGGAAAATTTCGCGAGCAGTGTGAGAACCTCGCTCTGCAGATTCGTCAGAGAGGCATTGCCGCTGACTGGACCATCTTTGTCGGCGTTCCTGCCATCTTTCTTCACGCGTGCGTCGAGGAGCGCAAGAGCCCTACGCTCATGTTGCCGCTGCAGCGCCGCGACCGGTTGTCTTCTATTACGTCAGACAACGTGGCAGCACAGATTATCCGCTGTTCGGCAGTCCCGGTGCTCTCTTACCGTATAGATTGATCGAGAGCGAAGCCGTCTACGCTCCAGTGATTCGCATAGCGAACAATCGCAACAGCAAATTTCACTGGAGCACTCGGATCGGTCATCACTTGCACATCTCCGCCGTGACGCAGAGTCTCCAGCGCAAGATGATTCAGCATTTCGTCTGAGGAATCTCCAGACTCCTGTGAGGACAAAATCAGGCGATGAATGCGGCCGTGCTCTGCGGCACAGAGCAATTGCAGTGGATCCTCAACGGCATGGTCTGCCTCCTTTGCGGCCAGCACTTCCTGCCAGGCAGCTTCTTGCTCCGCCGCCAGGTGTGTCCTCCAGACGTGCAGGGCCTTCTGGTGCAGATCTTCCTGCGTGAAGCCTTCCGGGCTGCCCTCCACTTCTTCCGCAAGTAGAGCCGCACTGGCGCACACCTTGCGGTAGAGGCATGTATTGCGTGTAACTCCCGCCAGCATGAGAGAGGATCGCGTTTTGCGCATCAAAGGCTCCACAGAACGAGCCACGGCAGAAAAAAGTGTGCTCCGATGCGCGTCCTGTCTTTCCTCTTCCGCGCTGGTGCTGAAGTGAATGCGCCGCTTTGCTCCAGCGGCCTTTCCGGCTGCTGCGCGATTTTCCAGCATGTGGTCTGGGGGACTGAACTGCCCCGCTTCCCATACGGAGTGAGGCAGTTGATCCGGCAGGGGCACATCTTCCAACGCCGCTCCCGTGCAACGCAACAGGTGTACGTGCTTCTCGCTCAGCGCCAGCAGGTAAAAAGTCCGCTCGCGTTGCAGACCCTCCAGCAGAGGGCGAATATAGAAATCCTCTCCAGCGTGGACCGAGGATGCCACCTGTCCCGCTAGCTGCACAATCGCGGTATAGCCCGGCGTATCAAATATTGCGAGCGATCCTGTATGTCCGGCTGCCTCTGCGTGTTTCGCATATTGCCAAAGATCAGGACTCGGCAGTATTGCTGCCCCGCCGGGCAGGCCGGTCAGCATGCTTTGTGCCTGCTGCAATGCGTTGCGCAGGCGTCTGCCAAGGGTGGAATGCGTTTCACCATCCATGTGCAAGGGCAGATAAATAGAAAGACACGGGCCGATCCGGGGCAGCAGGTTTTTAATGTGCCTGGAATCATAGAATTCGGCAGCATCCATTACAGGAATCACCGCACACCCCCTTCGTTAAGCCACGCGGATATTGTTCTCCACCGCAATGATTCCGGGCACGCTCCACGCCGCACGTTCGGCCTCTTTGCGCCGCGAGAGTGTCTGCACCACGCCCGTGAGCACGGCTCGGTTGCCCTCCAGCGTCACCTGAATGCCATGGGCATTCAGGACGGCATTCCGGCGCAGCGCTTCGTGAATGCGGTCGCGAATCTCCGCCTTGAGAGCATGAGTGCTCACCGTGATCTGATTGCTGACTCCTCTCACTCCCATCAGATCGCGAACCGCGCGTTCCGCCGCCATGCGCTCAAAGTGCCAGTCCACTTCTCCGCTCAGGGTGATCCAGCCATGAGAAACCTGCACATGGATACGATGTTTCGGTAGCGAGCTATGCCACACAAGAGCAGAAGTGGCCGTACGCGCAATGTCTTCATCCCGGCGCTCGCTTTCGGCGGGCAGTTCTACCTCCAGATCATTGATCAACGCACGCACGCCATGAATGCGCATAATGGCACGCTCGGCTGTCTGCTTTTCTGTGTAGCTTCGCACTTTTCCGCTCAAGGTAACCATTGCATCGGATACGGCTACGCCGATCGCAGCCGCATCCAGAGAGGGTTCCAGGTAGAGTTCGTCTTCCACATGCGTTTTGAGTTCTCGGCCGCCATCCCGCATCGCAGACCTCCCGGCGTGACAGAGGGGGGCAGGGCCACTGACCATGCCACGCACTGTCATTTGTCTGAACAGTGTTGCGCTGAACGCGAGTAGTTGAAGTGATTTGGATCACGTAAAATCAGTGCCCGGCGTCACAGCCTGGCTTCGGGCGCGGTTCTATCCTGAGGAGGAATTTCGGAAAGGAGTATTCCGATGACAGAGTATCTTGGTGAGCAGCGCAGCGATGAGCGTGTCCGCAACGATGTAATGCGGGAAATCGAATGGGATCCCGCCATTCTTTCGCAGGACATAGGCATTACCGTGCATCAGGGGGTTGTCACCCTGACGGGATTCGTCCATAGCTTTCCTGAAAAGTTTGCGGCCGAGAGAGCGGCAAAATCCGTCTATGGCGTGCGCTCCCTCGCGAACGATATCCAGGTCAAGCCCAAGCTCCTCCGCACCGACCCGGAGATTGCGCGAGATATTTTGCATGCGCTCGAAGTGCATCCTCTCGTGCCCCATGAGAAGCTCACCGCCACCACGCGGGAAGGCTTCGTGACTCTCGAAGGGGAACTGGAATGGGATTATCAGCGCCGCAATGCGGAGAGCGCCGCGGCAGGTGTCTCTGGTGTTCGCGGCGT
The DNA window shown above is from Acidobacterium capsulatum ATCC 51196 and carries:
- a CDS encoding efflux transporter outer membrane subunit, whose translation is MWTCVCCLSSSVFALQKAWRCIRENWWTCTSASRRQTVRRNTSISRGAFYKGVLLAGCLAFAVAGCAPGPAYRRATVPLAPAYQEAMGAQWVPASSESATLREDWWMQYHDATLNRLEAQVDASNQTLAAATANYFAARAAMRAARAQYWPAATLAPSITQQRIAAIAIPGIKNTGFETAEYQFPLTASWEPDLWARVRKTVASSFYAAQASAAERANVRLLAHAALAAAYFELRGVEEQQCILQETVHAWQQEMDVTRHLYRHGLSNEEALAAVESQLKASQAQESLLYSSRAQYLHSIAVLMGESPSRFKLEPGSEPISLPVTPTGVPAELLQRRPDIAEAERMMAQANAQIGVARSAYFPNVTLSGTAGFQSLSAANWFLWPSRFWSAGPSAAETLFDAGARRANVQQYRSLYDAAVANYRQTTLTAFQQVEDQLAALHALAATRVQQQAAVEAASRALSETQTRYAAGLDPYVNVLTAQITWLSYRQNEATLQTQQQIASVQLIEALGGGWNASELPSRKQVVHIKTP
- a CDS encoding HlyD family secretion protein, producing MKTRWLFVLASIGLLGACVAAYFSSRVMQAQQPMFQPASNPYSDGIYAEGIVESAQSSGTNLNLYPEVAGTVSAVLVKEGQSVKKGQKLLQIDDTIQNATTRQLQAQAAAAHTMLNELRAEPRPESLAVSAAQVAAAQAQLKTSQDTLTKQQDAYRADTRTVSQDALDNAKNAARVAAANLTVAENQYALTKAGAWSYDIQNQERQWIALTRAYQAAQALLGKYALVAPRDATVMAINTAPGAYVSPQGAYDAYTQGTDPVISLSANSGEMEVRCYVDEILISRLPPPAQIHAQMTIRGTDVHLPLTFERMQPLVSPKIELSNQRLERVDVRVLPLIFRLRTPKGVALYPGELVDVYIGK
- a CDS encoding ABC transporter ATP-binding protein, which gives rise to MRTAIQAEGVEKWFGAGPARTYALRRVNLQAFFGEIVYIVGPSGSGKTTLLSVISGILRPDGGTVQNDGVNLWKLPADELAEFRLNRIGFVFQDYHLFPRLTTAENVAIPLILKRKPWKEALQEAQRYLEIVGLGNRADLPPVKLSGGEQQRVAIARAIASAPDILIMDEPTASLDGDTGRTIVGFVKSTFLNDQRCIVVVTHDSRIYEFASRILHMEDGQLTQ
- a CDS encoding ABC transporter permease, with protein sequence MRGILKLAFKLLVNDRSKFTALLTGITFAAFLMVVMTSLFAGVLNRASSTVINIGADMWVMDPSVQTVASSIGLPDYLLDSVRSIPGVKYAVPLFSGTALVKLGNGTYQAVSVLGLDDTSLFGRPTMLQGNIQNIFAESSFILVRDSEFSKFGDAHLGTEFELNDHRGVLVGIAKAPTSSLFGLPTLYTTYNRAIQYIPNPRFTISYVLVEPKSAADVPEIQRRVAALGYLALTRAQFENRISDFYKYQTGLGINILIMTTISFIVGLSISGQTFYTFILENLEKFGALKAIGTKSRELIAMILFQSTVTALIGYGLGVGLCTTLTTLAKMRLPDYASRITFFNLALALGMVVLISAISSYVGVRKVLRIEPFDVFRG
- a CDS encoding Hsp20 family protein is translated as MSTSLMKEPSAPKQISTMLRPSSIFEEMDQLTQRIANRAFHLFQQRGGFDGLDMNDWFRAESEILKPVPIAVEEHDGDVVVRAEVPGFEAKELSVRAENNLLTVYGKTERKTEADKKSRQQYSEMSASEIYRQILLPTAVLAEKATAKLENGVLEIHLPKAAPPKLIEVKAA
- a CDS encoding universal stress protein; translation: MPAPLDFSPPALRGTGKYQLRRILLAHDNSHAARQALEDAEALALRFQAEIILVRVQTAGEDFSSTALASLRKEDFLELDTIVKHLSAKGITSRTMVRTGMVGDTLFHVSHEERADLLMLGAYGHGSQDRQTLGSTAEHLLRAIPCPVLTYGPHASAGFLRRMNANPSLLVAIPLPFSIESLEPALQIAQLLGLAIELVHVVQEPGPRRDNGKFREQCENLALQIRQRGIAADWTIFVGVPAIFLHACVEERKSPTLMLPLQRRDRLSSITSDNVAAQIIRCSAVPVLSYRID
- a CDS encoding BON domain-containing protein is translated as MRDGGRELKTHVEDELYLEPSLDAAAIGVAVSDAMVTLSGKVRSYTEKQTAERAIMRIHGVRALINDLEVELPAESERRDEDIARTATSALVWHSSLPKHRIHVQVSHGWITLSGEVDWHFERMAAERAVRDLMGVRGVSNQITVSTHALKAEIRDRIHEALRRNAVLNAHGIQVTLEGNRAVLTGVVQTLSRRKEAERAAWSVPGIIAVENNIRVA
- a CDS encoding BON domain-containing protein, with amino-acid sequence MTEYLGEQRSDERVRNDVMREIEWDPAILSQDIGITVHQGVVTLTGFVHSFPEKFAAERAAKSVYGVRSLANDIQVKPKLLRTDPEIARDILHALEVHPLVPHEKLTATTREGFVTLEGELEWDYQRRNAESAAAGVSGVRGVTNSIRIKPALSSSQVKEKIEAALKRSAEVDARRIHVTLQGSTVELHGSVRSWLEREEAERAAWAAPGVAHVIDHISVTP